A stretch of Hypnocyclicus thermotrophus DNA encodes these proteins:
- a CDS encoding LptF/LptG family permease codes for MLKKIDIYILKNFIKNWIMSLIGFNVIFILSQIFRIIGYVTQGEMTYSEALIYTLSITPDMIMTVLPLSILLGGLITVNKMATTLEITALKTSGISFFRIVRYPLIFTFTLSFGAFWFYNNVVPISNKKSRELRYEKVYNNLKISQIKADVFLKGEGNYLYYIRIINGEKNTIDNMELVLFDDELKKIKKIIVSKKGYFDIKKNNWILKEVVENDLENNETIFFNERIYDIIKEKPQDFLRDKIILREAKLNDLRDSANFIKRTGGDVSKLLVELNKRIAYPFATFVVSFLGLSLGSRFVRGASAISLALSIFLGYSYYVIQATLEALSIGGKINSFVGAWIPNLLFLVIGIYFLNKAEY; via the coding sequence ATGCTAAAAAAAATTGATATATACATATTGAAAAATTTTATAAAAAATTGGATTATGAGTTTGATTGGGTTTAATGTAATTTTTATTCTTAGTCAAATATTTAGAATTATAGGGTATGTTACTCAAGGTGAAATGACATATAGCGAGGCATTAATATATACATTATCAATAACTCCAGATATGATAATGACAGTATTACCACTCTCTATATTATTAGGTGGGCTTATAACTGTTAACAAAATGGCAACAACGCTTGAAATTACAGCATTAAAAACTTCAGGAATAAGTTTTTTTAGAATAGTAAGATATCCGTTAATATTTACTTTTACATTATCTTTTGGAGCGTTTTGGTTTTATAATAATGTTGTACCAATATCTAATAAAAAATCTAGAGAATTAAGATATGAAAAAGTATATAACAATCTTAAAATTTCTCAAATAAAAGCAGATGTTTTTTTAAAAGGAGAAGGTAATTATCTTTATTATATAAGGATAATAAATGGCGAAAAAAACACTATTGATAATATGGAATTAGTTTTATTTGATGATGAATTAAAAAAAATAAAAAAAATAATAGTATCTAAAAAAGGATATTTTGATATAAAAAAAAATAATTGGATATTAAAAGAAGTTGTTGAGAATGATTTAGAAAATAATGAAACTATCTTTTTTAATGAAAGGATATATGATATAATAAAAGAAAAACCACAAGATTTTTTAAGGGATAAGATAATATTAAGAGAAGCTAAATTAAATGATTTAAGAGATAGTGCAAATTTTATTAAAAGAACAGGTGGAGATGTCAGTAAATTATTGGTAGAGTTAAATAAAAGAATAGCTTATCCATTTGCAACTTTTGTTGTTAGTTTTTTGGGCTTATCTTTAGGAAGTAGATTTGTAAGAGGTGCATCAGCAATTAGTTTAGCACTTAGTATTTTTCTAGGCTATAGTTATTATGTAATTCAAGCAACGTTAGAAGCTTTATCAATTGGTGGTAAAATAAATAGTTTTGTAGGAGCTTGGATACCAAACTTATTATTTTTAGTAATTGGAATATATTTTTTAAATAAAGCAGAATATTAG
- a CDS encoding M16 family metallopeptidase, with the protein MGKILHLDNGTPLLYEKITHINSFSMGIYVKTGAIDEKENESGISHFIEHMLFKGTEKRSAKDISEEIDNIGGKMNAYTSKDTTTFYITGLSEHFEIAADVLSDIFLNSTFTEKNIEKEKKVVIEEIRMYEDIPEEKIHDINNEYIFNGNYGKNILGTEESINALTKEKILDYYRTRYTSDNIAIVVVGNLSEEEVLKTFNLYFKNFNTIKKDRIEKKEFKLNAVKNILKKEISQVHLCVNTLGSSYTSENRYVGSILSIILGGNMSSRLFQKIREEKGLAYSVYTFNTVFYEGGAFSVYAGTTKENYNEVIDMIYEEWKDIKENGITEKELVKAKNQVLSSLILGLETTRARMSRLASSYITYNKIIPLEEIKNKINAIDLERVKKYANKIFDEKYYSVTILGDINE; encoded by the coding sequence ATGGGTAAAATACTTCATTTAGATAATGGAACACCTTTATTATATGAAAAAATAACACATATTAATTCTTTTTCAATGGGAATATATGTAAAAACTGGAGCAATAGACGAAAAAGAAAATGAAAGTGGGATTTCGCATTTTATAGAGCATATGTTATTTAAAGGAACGGAAAAAAGAAGTGCAAAAGATATATCTGAAGAAATAGATAATATAGGTGGGAAAATGAATGCCTATACATCAAAAGATACAACAACATTTTATATAACGGGATTATCAGAACATTTTGAAATTGCTGCAGATGTATTAAGTGATATATTTTTAAATTCTACTTTTACAGAGAAAAATATTGAAAAAGAAAAAAAAGTAGTTATTGAAGAAATAAGAATGTATGAAGATATACCAGAAGAAAAGATACATGATATTAATAATGAATATATATTTAATGGGAACTATGGTAAAAATATTTTAGGAACAGAAGAGAGTATTAATGCGCTTACAAAAGAGAAGATATTAGATTATTATAGAACAAGATACACAAGTGATAATATTGCAATTGTAGTTGTAGGAAACTTGAGTGAAGAAGAAGTTTTAAAAACCTTTAACTTATACTTTAAAAACTTTAATACTATAAAAAAAGATAGAATAGAAAAAAAAGAATTTAAATTAAATGCAGTAAAAAATATATTAAAAAAAGAGATAAGTCAAGTACATTTATGTGTTAATACTTTGGGCAGTTCGTATACAAGTGAAAATAGATATGTAGGTTCTATACTTTCAATTATTCTTGGAGGAAATATGAGTTCTAGGCTTTTTCAAAAGATTAGAGAAGAAAAAGGACTTGCATATTCAGTATATACATTTAACACTGTATTTTATGAAGGTGGGGCTTTTTCTGTTTATGCAGGAACGACAAAAGAAAATTATAATGAAGTAATAGATATGATATACGAAGAATGGAAGGATATAAAAGAAAATGGAATCACAGAAAAAGAACTTGTTAAAGCTAAAAATCAAGTTTTAAGTTCGCTTATTTTAGGATTAGAAACAACAAGAGCTAGAATGTCAAGATTAGCCTCTTCATATATAACATATAATAAAATAATTCCTTTAGAGGAAATAAAAAATAAGATAAATGCTATTGATTTAGAAAGAGTAAAAAAATATGCAAATAAAATTTTTGATGAAAAATATTATTCAGTTACAATACTTGGTGATATAAATGAATAA
- the rodA gene encoding rod shape-determining protein RodA, with protein MKTNSRTISKLNKRLKKLDYVFIINIIIIFSFGLMTIYSATRVKTDTFIIKEIIFGIMSIVVFLVFSLIDYRIYSKNAKLIYIFNILFLLSIYIFGSKILGATRWIKLGPINIQPSEFAKIFFILTFSEHLVNGYNKNFYGLKSVFISSIHLIPIFLLIVKQPDLGTSLVLVFLYMELIFLNNIDLKTYISLIFLGIVSIPIGYFFFLKEYQKKRILTFLNPEADILGSGWNVIQSMIAVGSGGVFGKGLFQGTQNKLKFLPESHTDFIFAVLSEELGFVGSGFLVILYLFLVFSIIKIGNKSEDKYGSLVAYGIAGIIFFHSIVNIGMVIGIMPVTGLPLLLMSYGGSSLLFTAMILGIVQSIKIYGSK; from the coding sequence ATGAAGACTAATAGTAGAACTATTTCTAAGTTAAATAAAAGATTAAAAAAATTAGATTATGTGTTTATTATTAATATAATAATAATTTTTTCTTTTGGATTGATGACAATTTATAGTGCTACAAGAGTTAAAACAGATACGTTTATTATAAAAGAAATAATATTTGGAATTATGTCAATAGTTGTATTTTTAGTTTTTTCTCTTATAGACTATAGAATTTATTCTAAAAATGCAAAACTTATATATATATTTAATATTTTATTTTTGTTATCTATATATATATTTGGAAGTAAAATATTAGGGGCAACAAGATGGATAAAGCTAGGACCTATAAATATTCAGCCTTCAGAATTTGCGAAAATATTTTTCATATTAACTTTTTCAGAACATTTAGTAAATGGTTATAACAAAAATTTTTATGGGCTAAAAAGTGTTTTTATTTCAAGTATACATCTAATTCCAATATTTTTATTAATTGTAAAACAACCAGATTTAGGGACTTCGTTAGTTTTAGTATTTTTATATATGGAGCTTATATTTTTAAATAATATAGATTTAAAAACATATATTAGTTTGATATTTTTAGGTATTGTATCTATTCCAATTGGATATTTTTTCTTTTTAAAAGAATATCAAAAGAAAAGAATATTAACTTTTTTAAATCCAGAAGCTGATATTTTAGGAAGTGGATGGAATGTAATTCAATCAATGATAGCCGTAGGTTCCGGAGGAGTATTTGGAAAAGGATTATTTCAAGGGACTCAAAACAAATTAAAATTTCTTCCAGAATCACATACTGACTTTATATTTGCAGTACTTAGTGAAGAATTAGGATTTGTAGGGTCCGGATTTTTAGTAATATTATATCTTTTTTTAGTATTTTCAATTATAAAAATAGGAAATAAAAGTGAAGATAAATATGGAAGTTTAGTAGCATATGGAATAGCGGGGATAATTTTTTTTCATAGCATAGTAAATATAGGAATGGTAATAGGAATAATGCCTGTTACAGGATTACCCCTTTTACTTATGAGTTATGGAGGAAGTTCACTTTTATTTACAGCAATGATATTAGGAATAGTTCAAAGTATAAAAATATATGGTTCAAAATAG
- a CDS encoding NCS2 family permease, with protein MENFLMNFFRIKEHHSSIKREVIGGFTTFITMAYIIFVNPNILSATGMDRGALITVTCLASFIGTIIAGLWVNVPFAMAPGMGLNAFFTYTLVIGNGASWQQALGVVFLSGIVFLLLTIIGIREKIVNAIPISLRLAVSAGIGLFITFIGLKGMGLIVGDPVTLVKLGKITTPLILGLTGLVIITVLEIKNIRGSLLIGILATTILGIMMKQVELPTAIISMPPAISPIVFKLDIKGALQISMLGAIFSFMFVDLFDSVGTIMACAHEAELVKEDGTIDKIGKILEADAIATVVGSLLGTSTTTTYVESSSGIAAGARTGLASVVTGLLFLLALIFTPIIGIVPVFATSPALVVVGVYMFKNVKNIDLKDFEVAVPSFITIVTMPLTYSISTGISLGFISYVIVTVAAGDINKIKPTMWIIALLSLLNFIVTGH; from the coding sequence ATGGAAAATTTTTTAATGAATTTTTTCAGAATTAAGGAACATCATTCATCAATTAAAAGAGAAGTAATAGGAGGATTTACTACATTTATTACTATGGCGTATATTATATTTGTAAATCCTAACATTTTAAGTGCTACAGGGATGGATAGAGGAGCATTAATAACAGTGACTTGTTTAGCGTCCTTTATAGGAACAATTATTGCTGGGTTATGGGTAAATGTACCATTTGCTATGGCACCAGGAATGGGACTTAATGCATTTTTTACATATACATTAGTAATAGGAAACGGGGCTAGTTGGCAACAAGCGTTAGGAGTAGTATTTTTATCAGGAATAGTATTTTTATTGCTTACAATTATTGGAATAAGAGAAAAAATAGTAAATGCAATACCAATCTCTTTAAGACTTGCTGTATCAGCAGGAATAGGACTTTTCATTACTTTTATAGGATTAAAAGGGATGGGATTAATAGTTGGTGATCCAGTAACACTTGTAAAATTAGGAAAAATAACAACACCATTAATTTTAGGACTGACAGGTCTTGTAATAATTACTGTACTTGAAATAAAAAATATAAGAGGATCATTATTAATAGGAATTTTAGCAACAACAATTTTAGGGATAATGATGAAACAAGTAGAATTACCTACTGCGATTATATCTATGCCACCGGCTATTTCACCAATAGTATTTAAACTTGATATAAAAGGAGCATTACAAATAAGTATGCTTGGAGCGATATTTTCATTTATGTTTGTAGATTTATTTGATTCAGTTGGTACAATTATGGCTTGTGCTCATGAAGCAGAACTTGTAAAAGAAGATGGGACAATAGATAAAATAGGGAAAATATTAGAAGCGGATGCAATAGCTACAGTAGTAGGGTCATTACTAGGTACAAGTACAACAACTACATATGTAGAGTCGTCATCAGGAATAGCAGCTGGAGCAAGAACAGGACTAGCTTCTGTAGTAACAGGGTTATTGTTTTTATTAGCATTAATATTTACACCAATTATTGGGATAGTACCAGTATTTGCAACATCTCCAGCACTTGTTGTAGTTGGAGTATATATGTTTAAAAATGTAAAAAATATTGATTTAAAAGATTTTGAAGTAGCAGTACCATCATTTATTACAATAGTAACAATGCCTTTAACTTATTCAATTAGTACAGGAATAAGTTTAGGTTTTATTTCTTATGTTATAGTAACAGTAGCTGCAGGAGATATTAACAAAATAAAACCTACAATGTGGATAATAGCATTATTGTCATTATTAAATTTTATAGTGACAGGACATTAA
- a CDS encoding DUF1987 domain-containing protein, with protein sequence MEDLFIRATKYSPEIHFNISKSKLIIKGESYPENSFEFYTPLFTAIKNYFSDTSNNQLSLEIYLTYLNTSSSKCIMNIFDILELYHKKNNKDISLIWFYDEDNEEIVEIIEEFKEDVSYNFEIKKLEE encoded by the coding sequence ATGGAAGATTTATTTATTAGAGCTACTAAATATAGCCCTGAAATTCATTTTAACATTAGCAAATCAAAATTAATCATAAAAGGAGAGTCTTATCCAGAAAATTCATTTGAATTTTATACACCTCTTTTTACAGCTATTAAAAATTATTTTTCAGATACTTCAAACAACCAATTATCACTTGAAATCTATCTTACATATTTAAATACAAGTAGTTCAAAATGTATTATGAATATTTTTGATATTTTAGAATTATATCATAAAAAAAATAATAAAGATATTTCGTTAATATGGTTTTATGATGAAGACAACGAAGAAATTGTTGAAATTATAGAAGAATTTAAAGAAGATGTTAGCTATAATTTTGAAATAAAAAAATTAGAAGAATAA
- the minD gene encoding septum site-determining protein MinD, translating to MGRVIAVTSGKGGVGKTTTVCNISTGLALEGYNVAVIDADIGLRNLDLVMGLENRIVYDIVDVVEGRATLKQALIKDKKLKSKLQLLPASQTKDKTAVSPKDMAKITEELAKEFDFILIDSPAGIEQGFRNAVVGADEIIIITNPELSAIRDADRIIGLLDSYEKLNLKLIINRIRPEMVRKGEMINVEEIKDTLEVDLLGLIPDDEAVIISTNRGEAVIKDEETKAAKAYRNIIKRLLGDEVEFLNVEKIKFMDRVLNIFRG from the coding sequence ATGGGGAGAGTAATAGCAGTTACATCTGGAAAGGGAGGGGTAGGTAAAACTACCACAGTATGTAATATAAGTACAGGATTAGCACTTGAAGGATATAATGTAGCTGTAATTGATGCTGATATAGGTCTTAGAAATCTAGATTTAGTAATGGGGTTAGAAAATAGAATAGTATATGATATAGTAGATGTAGTAGAAGGTAGAGCTACATTAAAACAAGCACTTATAAAAGATAAAAAGTTAAAATCAAAGTTACAACTTTTGCCAGCATCACAAACAAAAGATAAAACAGCAGTGTCACCCAAGGATATGGCAAAAATCACTGAAGAGTTAGCAAAAGAATTTGACTTTATTTTAATTGATTCACCTGCCGGAATTGAGCAAGGATTTAGAAATGCTGTAGTTGGAGCTGATGAAATAATTATAATAACAAATCCTGAGCTTTCAGCTATAAGAGATGCTGATAGAATAATAGGACTTTTGGATTCATATGAAAAATTAAATCTTAAACTTATCATTAACAGAATTAGACCAGAAATGGTTAGAAAAGGTGAAATGATAAATGTAGAAGAGATAAAAGATACATTAGAGGTTGATTTACTTGGACTTATTCCAGATGATGAAGCTGTTATAATTTCTACAAATAGAGGAGAAGCTGTAATTAAAGATGAAGAAACTAAAGCAGCTAAAGCTTACAGAAATATAATTAAAAGGTTACTCGGAGATGAAGTAGAATTTTTAAATGTTGAAAAAATCAAATTTATGGATCGTGTATTAAATATATTTCGAGGATAG
- the minE gene encoding cell division topological specificity factor MinE yields MLSIFKKNKNSASIASNRLKVVITQDRASISQEVMEDLKKDMIKVFQKYLIIEESGLECSVQREREKNIGLSITIPVKKVKRKGNIFDED; encoded by the coding sequence ATGTTAAGTATATTTAAAAAAAATAAAAATAGTGCTAGTATAGCAAGTAATAGATTAAAAGTTGTAATTACTCAAGATAGAGCAAGTATTAGTCAGGAAGTAATGGAAGACTTGAAAAAAGATATGATAAAAGTATTTCAGAAATATTTAATTATTGAAGAAAGTGGACTGGAATGTAGTGTCCAAAGAGAAAGAGAGAAAAATATAGGTCTTTCTATTACAATACCAGTAAAAAAAGTAAAAAGAAAAGGAAATATTTTTGATGAAGACTAA
- a CDS encoding PP2C family protein-serine/threonine phosphatase yields the protein MKKIIKNYSLSTKLIFFLNILIMVSFLLFVILNFFYFKPRINKLSKDNEKILLLLEFKTESNINYIFDNMIFDNNNYLKFKNKLIFEKNKRLLNISNDFTETYSNIKLKKEEFFKFYYLTVFSLFMSFFIFIFILYNYINRNIFFNIKKIINDYNYNGNLKNEIIIIEEIINSYKKEIDNFNYKIKKLEKQIEFYNQDLDLRIEETALSLLKNNEKLNTNYKFIDSLRYAKKIQLSIFPEKNLLNKYFSSYFSIWKPLEIVSGDFYYAKEVNNILYFALIDCTGHGIPGAFLSIKVYQFLENILSNPYNEDTGQILTILHKKLRNILNKHESNLTDDGLEIAIFKYNPIINKLIFSNTKIPMYLLDNQNNVIEIYQKQPSLGYLKTPYNFNYSSQFIDLEEIKSIYLTTDGIIKQPNKNNNKRFSKKRFKELIKKYSLYSMHNQKNHFLSYFNNFFDEQRDDITIIGIDLKKGE from the coding sequence ATGAAAAAAATTATTAAAAACTATTCACTTTCTACTAAATTAATATTTTTTTTAAATATATTAATTATGGTGTCTTTTTTATTATTTGTTATTCTTAATTTTTTTTACTTTAAACCTAGGATTAATAAACTATCAAAAGATAATGAAAAAATATTATTACTCCTTGAATTTAAAACAGAATCAAATATCAATTATATATTTGACAATATGATTTTTGATAATAACAACTATTTAAAATTTAAAAATAAATTAATTTTTGAAAAAAACAAAAGATTATTAAATATTTCAAACGATTTTACTGAAACATATTCAAATATAAAACTTAAAAAAGAAGAATTTTTTAAGTTTTATTATTTAACAGTATTTTCTCTTTTTATGAGCTTCTTTATTTTTATTTTTATTCTTTATAATTATATAAATAGAAATATTTTTTTTAATATAAAAAAAATTATTAACGATTATAATTATAATGGTAACTTAAAAAATGAAATTATTATTATTGAAGAAATAATTAACTCATATAAAAAAGAAATTGATAATTTTAATTATAAAATTAAGAAACTCGAAAAACAAATTGAATTTTATAACCAAGATTTAGATCTTAGGATTGAAGAAACTGCTCTATCTTTATTAAAAAACAATGAAAAATTAAATACTAATTATAAATTTATAGATTCTTTGCGATATGCTAAAAAAATACAGCTTTCTATTTTCCCAGAAAAAAATTTACTTAATAAATATTTTTCTTCATATTTTTCTATTTGGAAGCCTTTAGAAATAGTTAGTGGTGATTTTTATTATGCAAAAGAAGTTAATAACATTCTTTACTTTGCTCTTATAGATTGTACTGGGCATGGTATCCCTGGTGCTTTTTTATCAATTAAAGTATATCAATTTTTAGAAAATATATTATCTAATCCATATAATGAAGATACTGGGCAAATATTAACTATATTACATAAAAAACTTCGTAATATTCTCAATAAACATGAAAGCAACTTAACTGATGATGGATTAGAAATTGCTATCTTTAAATATAATCCTATAATCAATAAGTTAATATTTTCTAATACAAAAATACCCATGTATTTATTAGATAATCAAAATAATGTTATTGAAATTTACCAAAAACAACCTAGTCTAGGATATTTAAAAACACCTTATAATTTTAATTATTCTAGTCAATTTATTGACCTTGAGGAAATTAAATCAATTTATCTTACTACTGATGGGATTATAAAACAACCTAATAAAAATAATAACAAAAGATTTTCAAAAAAAAGATTTAAAGAATTAATAAAAAAATATTCTCTTTATTCAATGCATAATCAAAAAAATCATTTCTTATCTTATTTTAATAATTTTTTTGATGAACAAAGAGATGATATTACAATAATAGGAATTGACTTAAAAAAGGGGGAATAA
- a CDS encoding RluA family pseudouridine synthase, translating into MIKIIINEQYENSRIDKYIRKNYPKLKLGDIFKFLRSGKIKVNNKKVKQNYRLNIGDELSLYFIYENEEYKYYKLNEKEKQDIKNRIIYEDEEILIFFKNPKEVMHKGSGYEVGISEKLKSYLKNKNFSFVNRIDKDTSGLILGGKTLPKIRELTEIIRERNISKKYYLLVKGNINKNRFEIKNKLLNNGDKVVVDDNGKIAITKYRVIERYNSFTLLEAEILTGRKHQIRVQMQNIGHSIIGDKKYGGINDKYMYLNSYSISFDKIDIQTDIPNYFKKYINNKNIKHL; encoded by the coding sequence ATGATAAAAATAATAATAAATGAACAATATGAAAATAGTAGGATTGATAAATATATTAGAAAAAATTATCCAAAATTAAAATTAGGAGATATATTTAAATTTTTGAGAAGTGGTAAGATAAAAGTAAATAATAAAAAAGTAAAACAAAATTACAGATTAAATATAGGAGATGAATTATCTTTATATTTTATTTATGAAAATGAGGAATATAAATATTATAAACTTAATGAAAAAGAGAAACAAGATATAAAAAATAGAATAATTTATGAAGATGAGGAGATATTAATATTTTTTAAAAATCCAAAAGAAGTAATGCATAAAGGAAGTGGATATGAAGTTGGAATTAGTGAAAAATTAAAAAGTTATTTGAAAAATAAAAATTTTTCATTTGTTAATAGGATAGATAAGGATACGTCTGGGCTTATACTTGGTGGAAAAACACTTCCTAAAATTAGAGAATTAACAGAAATTATAAGAGAAAGAAATATAAGTAAAAAATATTATTTACTAGTTAAAGGAAATATAAATAAAAATAGATTTGAAATAAAAAATAAATTATTAAACAATGGCGATAAAGTAGTAGTAGATGATAATGGGAAAATAGCTATAACAAAATATAGAGTGATAGAACGCTATAATAGTTTTACTTTACTTGAAGCAGAAATTCTAACAGGAAGAAAACATCAAATAAGAGTACAAATGCAAAATATTGGACATTCTATTATAGGTGATAAAAAATATGGTGGGATAAATGATAAATATATGTATTTAAATTCTTATAGTATATCATTTGATAAAATAGACATTCAAACAGATATACCAAATTATTTTAAAAAATACATTAATAATAAAAATATTAAACATTTATAA
- a CDS encoding ATP-binding protein, translated as MKLDNLFKKEFDIIENNKKFLEDFFKNNNNISKEEISNSYNQLLKDYQKLLKQTLKLTALGDKFQKISLISEKEVQLLLDNSKQGFLFIDKNFIIQKKISKESLRIFNKNSITGLNILDLLSFKSEHAKETYINTLNSLFTSHPIKKRVYLSLLENNFIINKKHITIDYELTKILSDNTEVELLVFILTDITEQIKFRRRIQNEKRTILMLTSAISNSIELKNNINDYINFYHQILPEIISSYSFEESCSKIFIEIHNFKALFSQFYMFNTVKKLHHFESKLSYFMEHKLKFDIFPLIKNINHSKLFQKDKSIIEFYLGKNFFNENKYIEISEERIDLLINAVSKYCPSDNIKKEVYSLKYISLHKHFNNLKTFTYNSCKSNHKFISSFKIEGNDIMLSPKYYKNFLKTLIHLFRNIAEHAIESPEKRDLLKKTKGGNINIKTIKNKNLFSIIITDDGKGIDKKMLLKKLNSLSNGEFLKKKYSKNILEVIFEPSFSTNRTINYSAGRGVGITKVKEEIIKLNGSIKVESIINKGTRFIITLPYLE; from the coding sequence ATGAAGCTTGATAATTTATTTAAAAAAGAATTTGACATTATTGAAAATAATAAAAAATTTTTAGAAGATTTTTTTAAAAATAATAATAACATTTCAAAAGAAGAAATTTCTAATTCCTATAACCAATTATTAAAGGATTATCAAAAATTATTAAAACAAACATTAAAGCTTACTGCACTTGGTGATAAATTTCAAAAAATATCTCTTATTTCTGAAAAAGAAGTTCAATTATTATTAGATAACTCTAAACAAGGTTTTTTATTTATAGATAAAAATTTTATTATTCAAAAAAAAATTAGTAAAGAATCTTTAAGAATTTTTAATAAAAATTCTATTACTGGATTAAATATCCTAGATTTATTATCATTTAAGTCAGAACACGCTAAAGAAACATATATAAATACATTAAACTCACTGTTTACATCTCATCCTATAAAAAAAAGAGTTTACTTATCTCTTTTAGAAAATAATTTTATTATAAATAAAAAACATATTACAATCGACTATGAATTAACTAAAATTTTAAGTGACAATACTGAAGTAGAATTATTAGTATTTATTTTAACTGATATTACTGAACAAATAAAATTTAGAAGAAGAATCCAAAATGAAAAAAGAACTATTTTAATGTTAACTAGTGCTATCTCAAATAGTATTGAATTAAAAAACAATATAAATGATTATATAAATTTTTATCATCAAATTTTACCAGAAATAATTTCTTCTTATTCTTTTGAAGAAAGTTGTAGTAAAATATTTATTGAAATCCATAATTTTAAAGCTTTATTTTCTCAATTTTATATGTTTAATACTGTCAAAAAATTACATCACTTTGAATCAAAGCTTAGTTATTTTATGGAACATAAACTTAAATTTGATATTTTCCCACTAATAAAAAATATTAATCATTCAAAACTTTTTCAAAAAGATAAATCTATTATTGAGTTTTATCTTGGAAAGAATTTCTTTAATGAAAATAAATATATTGAAATTTCAGAAGAACGAATTGATTTACTTATAAACGCAGTAAGTAAATACTGTCCTTCTGATAATATAAAAAAAGAAGTTTATTCTTTAAAATATATTTCACTACATAAACATTTTAATAATTTAAAAACTTTCACATATAACAGTTGTAAATCAAACCATAAATTTATATCATCATTTAAAATAGAAGGTAATGATATTATGCTTTCTCCTAAATATTATAAAAATTTTTTAAAAACTCTTATACATTTATTTAGAAATATTGCAGAACACGCTATTGAATCTCCTGAAAAAAGAGATCTATTAAAAAAAACTAAAGGTGGAAATATTAATATAAAAACTATAAAAAATAAAAATTTATTTTCTATAATAATTACTGATGATGGTAAAGGTATTGATAAAAAAATGTTATTAAAAAAACTTAATTCTCTTTCAAATGGAGAATTTTTAAAGAAAAAATATTCTAAAAATATTTTAGAGGTTATTTTTGAGCCTTCTTTTTCTACTAATAGAACTATAAATTATTCTGCTGGCAGAGGAGTGGGAATAACAAAAGTTAAAGAAGAAATAATCAAATTAAACGGATCTATAAAAGTAGAATCTATTATAAATAAAGGTACACGATTTATAATCACTTTACCATATCTTGAATAA
- the dut gene encoding dUTP diphosphatase has product MNKVIIKLKKENENIKLPKYMTEGAAGMDVYSNNSVPITLKPLERALIPTGLYLEIPYGYEIQVRPRSGLAIKHGITMLNTPGTIDSDYRGEIKIILINLSNDEYIINPQERIAQLVLQKVYKAEFKIVEALEESKRNSGGFGHTGK; this is encoded by the coding sequence ATGAATAAAGTAATAATAAAATTAAAAAAAGAAAATGAAAATATAAAACTACCAAAATATATGACAGAAGGCGCTGCAGGAATGGATGTTTACTCTAATAATAGTGTTCCTATAACATTAAAACCATTAGAAAGAGCTCTTATTCCTACAGGATTGTATCTTGAGATTCCATATGGATATGAAATACAAGTAAGGCCTAGAAGTGGGTTAGCTATAAAACATGGAATAACAATGCTTAATACTCCTGGAACCATAGATTCTGATTACAGAGGAGAAATAAAAATCATATTAATAAATTTAAGTAATGATGAATATATAATTAATCCACAAGAAAGAATAGCACAACTTGTATTACAAAAAGTATATAAAGCAGAATTTAAGATAGTAGAAGCCTTAGAAGAATCTAAAAGAAACAGTGGTGGATTTGGACACACTGGAAAATAA